A region of Paenibacillus sp. 37 DNA encodes the following proteins:
- a CDS encoding DNA polymerase III subunit alpha, with protein MSSFVHLHVHSEYSLLDGAARIPDLVNKAADLGMTTLALTDHGVMYGAIPFYKACMERGIKPIIGCEAYMTAGSRKERGSRKDQPIHHLILLAKNMTGYRNLMKLCSIGHLEGFHYKPRVDMESLAAHHEGIICLSACLGGEVPQHLLHGREEEARRAALRYKNIFGDDFYLELQDHGLSEQKRVNPQLIKLAAELEIPLVATNDAHYLSEEDAELQDVLICIGTGKTVDDENRLRIGTNQLYLKSEEEMARLFPHVPEALANTVRIADSCELKLEFGKSILPEYRPLPDGLSPSAYLRQLCEEGMEERYAQSTRWTDAELRSELEQRLAYELGIIDSMGFSDYFLIVWDFIAYAHKQGIVTGPGRGSSAGSLVAYTLHITDVDPMKYNLLFERFLNPERISMPDIDIDFSDERRDEVIDYVAHKYGKAHVAQIITFGTMAARAAVRDVGRALNVPYGEVDKAAKLIPAQLGINIERAMEATPELKALYETKPKTRELLDMAMKVEGMPRHASTHAAGVVISRDPLTDAVPLQEGSEGTALTQYSMENLESIGLLKMDFLGLRTLSIIERCVRWIGEHGEIPDFRLIPDDDPLTYEMLGRGDTMGIFQLESAGVRRVLKEMKPSSFEDVISVLALYRPGPMEFISKYIQGKHGQIEVDYPHVDLEPILKDTYGIIVYQEQIMQIASRMAGFSLGEADLLRRAVSKKKREVLDLERGHFVQGSLKQGYSEEEADLVYDMIVKFANYGFPRAHAAAYGVLAFQTAYLKAHYPVHFMASMLTAVMGSHRKVAEYVVECRRMDMEVLPPDVNESGILFTPVFVPSGSAGAGDQSSASQQTAGAEPKSDAGSPSQEHAANGNGSSFREDRVHEHNGHSEQAEYGEAPLPDDPGPGPDEDSGGYDWQAATTMPEASDNRKEPGLVAASSLENGNDEGQEASSSHEEHGELSSAEKNVAVSNDSPDEEKLTGAIRFGLAAVKNVGTQAMESIMIVRQERPFDSLLDFCRRVDLRVCNKRVIESLIQAGAFDTLPGHRAQLLAMLDETVEAALKWRKEREDLQIQLFDFVETPNWEIEYPEIPPYSSGQQLELERELLGLYLSGHPLDDYEDVLESSGADRIMELTEAADDTMTVAAGMVVSVKSITTKQGKAMAFMELEDQIERCEVVLFPEVWRRSQQHVGKGELLVVRAKVQQQDEGFKLLAEEVVPLSPAALEQQLRSRDRRVKPGSGSSSRPAQAASPRRPAGAATAAASRPGGAAEAAGSPAQSREPRAVEQRVFVKIAPHAEKPELLARLKQLLQEHPGPVATVLFYEQQQKLLALSDDYRIKPSPTLFSDMEKMLGEGTVKIK; from the coding sequence ATGAGTTCTTTTGTGCATTTGCACGTTCACAGCGAATACAGTTTGCTGGACGGCGCTGCGCGTATTCCGGATCTCGTGAATAAGGCTGCAGATCTCGGAATGACGACACTTGCGCTGACCGACCATGGCGTGATGTATGGTGCAATTCCTTTTTATAAAGCATGTATGGAGCGAGGCATCAAGCCGATTATAGGGTGCGAAGCATACATGACAGCAGGGTCCCGCAAAGAGCGGGGAAGCCGCAAGGATCAACCGATTCATCACTTGATTTTGCTGGCCAAAAATATGACGGGTTACCGTAATTTGATGAAATTGTGCTCCATTGGACATCTCGAAGGTTTTCATTACAAACCCCGTGTAGATATGGAAAGTCTGGCTGCCCATCACGAGGGCATTATCTGTCTAAGTGCGTGTCTGGGTGGTGAAGTACCACAACATTTGCTGCATGGAAGAGAAGAAGAGGCGAGACGTGCGGCGTTACGCTACAAAAATATCTTTGGTGACGACTTCTATCTGGAACTTCAGGATCATGGGCTTTCCGAGCAAAAAAGGGTAAATCCGCAGTTGATCAAACTGGCTGCTGAGCTGGAGATCCCGCTTGTAGCGACCAATGATGCGCATTACCTGTCGGAAGAGGATGCTGAGCTTCAGGATGTGCTGATCTGTATCGGAACGGGCAAGACGGTGGATGATGAGAATCGGCTCCGAATTGGAACCAATCAGCTCTATCTGAAAAGTGAAGAAGAGATGGCTCGTTTGTTTCCTCATGTACCGGAAGCTCTGGCAAATACCGTTCGCATTGCGGATTCCTGTGAGTTGAAGCTGGAATTCGGCAAATCGATTTTGCCGGAATACAGACCGCTTCCTGATGGACTCAGCCCTTCGGCGTATCTGCGTCAGCTGTGCGAAGAAGGAATGGAGGAGCGTTATGCGCAGTCCACGCGTTGGACAGATGCGGAGCTTCGATCCGAACTCGAACAACGATTGGCGTATGAGCTGGGTATAATCGACAGCATGGGATTCTCGGATTATTTCCTGATTGTTTGGGATTTTATCGCCTATGCGCATAAACAAGGCATTGTTACTGGACCGGGCCGGGGCTCCTCGGCAGGTAGTCTGGTAGCGTACACTTTGCATATTACCGATGTTGACCCGATGAAATATAATCTGCTCTTCGAACGATTCCTGAATCCCGAGCGGATCTCCATGCCGGATATAGATATTGACTTCAGCGATGAGCGGCGGGATGAGGTCATTGATTATGTCGCTCATAAATATGGCAAAGCCCATGTCGCCCAGATTATTACGTTTGGAACGATGGCTGCTCGGGCGGCCGTGCGTGATGTTGGACGTGCACTGAATGTGCCTTACGGCGAAGTGGACAAGGCTGCAAAGCTGATTCCAGCGCAGCTCGGCATTAACATCGAGCGGGCCATGGAAGCTACACCTGAACTGAAGGCGCTGTATGAAACCAAGCCTAAGACACGTGAGCTGCTGGATATGGCGATGAAGGTCGAAGGTATGCCACGTCATGCTTCGACGCATGCAGCGGGAGTGGTTATCTCCCGTGACCCGCTGACCGATGCGGTGCCACTTCAGGAGGGCAGTGAAGGGACGGCGTTAACCCAGTATTCCATGGAAAACCTGGAGTCTATTGGGTTGCTTAAGATGGACTTTCTTGGTTTGCGTACCCTCTCAATCATTGAGCGGTGTGTACGCTGGATTGGGGAACATGGAGAAATTCCGGACTTCCGTCTTATTCCCGATGATGATCCGTTAACGTACGAGATGCTTGGGCGAGGGGACACGATGGGCATATTCCAACTGGAATCTGCCGGGGTACGCCGTGTGCTGAAAGAGATGAAGCCAAGTAGTTTTGAAGATGTAATCTCTGTACTTGCCTTGTACCGTCCGGGTCCGATGGAGTTCATATCCAAATACATTCAGGGCAAGCATGGACAGATTGAAGTGGATTACCCCCATGTGGATCTCGAGCCTATCCTGAAAGATACGTACGGCATCATCGTGTATCAGGAACAGATCATGCAGATAGCCTCCCGGATGGCGGGTTTCTCGCTGGGTGAGGCAGATTTGCTCCGCAGAGCGGTCTCCAAGAAGAAACGGGAAGTGCTGGATCTGGAGCGTGGACACTTTGTACAAGGCAGTCTGAAACAAGGGTATAGCGAAGAAGAGGCAGACCTGGTCTATGATATGATCGTCAAGTTTGCCAACTATGGCTTCCCGCGTGCTCATGCCGCAGCATATGGTGTGCTTGCGTTCCAGACGGCGTATCTGAAGGCGCATTATCCGGTTCATTTTATGGCATCCATGTTAACAGCTGTAATGGGCAGTCATCGGAAAGTGGCAGAGTACGTAGTGGAATGTCGGCGTATGGACATGGAGGTGCTTCCGCCGGATGTGAATGAGAGCGGTATTCTGTTTACACCTGTATTTGTGCCGTCCGGCAGCGCAGGAGCCGGGGATCAGAGCAGCGCATCGCAGCAGACTGCGGGAGCAGAGCCCAAGAGTGACGCCGGAAGCCCTTCCCAAGAACATGCCGCGAATGGTAACGGGAGTTCCTTCAGGGAAGATCGCGTTCATGAGCATAATGGGCATTCGGAACAAGCAGAATATGGTGAAGCACCTCTGCCGGATGATCCCGGTCCTGGACCCGATGAGGACAGTGGTGGATATGATTGGCAGGCAGCGACAACCATGCCTGAGGCATCCGACAACCGGAAGGAACCGGGATTGGTGGCGGCTTCTTCATTGGAAAATGGTAATGACGAAGGACAAGAAGCGTCTTCCTCTCACGAGGAGCATGGGGAACTGTCCTCTGCGGAGAAGAACGTTGCAGTGTCTAATGATAGTCCGGATGAGGAAAAATTAACGGGTGCAATACGATTTGGTCTGGCGGCTGTGAAAAATGTTGGTACCCAGGCAATGGAAAGCATTATGATCGTAAGGCAGGAGAGACCGTTCGACAGTTTGCTCGATTTTTGTCGTCGTGTGGATCTGCGTGTATGCAACAAACGTGTGATTGAATCGCTGATCCAGGCTGGAGCTTTTGACACATTACCTGGGCACCGGGCCCAATTGCTGGCGATGCTGGATGAGACTGTTGAGGCGGCTCTGAAATGGCGCAAGGAACGTGAGGATCTGCAGATTCAATTGTTCGACTTTGTTGAGACGCCAAACTGGGAGATTGAATATCCGGAAATTCCTCCTTATTCCTCAGGGCAGCAACTGGAGCTAGAGCGAGAGTTGTTAGGTTTGTATCTCTCTGGGCATCCGCTGGATGACTATGAAGATGTGCTGGAATCGAGTGGGGCTGACCGGATCATGGAGCTGACCGAGGCTGCAGACGACACGATGACCGTCGCTGCGGGTATGGTTGTGTCCGTGAAGTCGATTACGACGAAACAGGGCAAAGCTATGGCGTTCATGGAGCTGGAAGACCAGATTGAACGCTGTGAAGTGGTTCTCTTTCCCGAGGTATGGCGGCGTAGCCAGCAGCATGTCGGGAAAGGTGAACTGCTCGTCGTGCGTGCCAAAGTGCAGCAGCAGGACGAAGGGTTTAAGCTGCTGGCTGAGGAAGTTGTGCCGTTGTCACCGGCGGCACTGGAGCAGCAGCTGCGCAGCCGCGACCGGCGCGTCAAGCCCGGCAGCGGCAGCTCTTCGCGCCCGGCGCAGGCGGCTTCGCCGCGGCGGCCAGCGGGCGCAGCCACGGCGGCGGCTTCCCGCCCTGGCGGTGCCGCTGAGGCGGCAGGCAGCCCGGCGCAGAGCCGCGAACCGCGGGCTGTGGAGCAGCGGGTGTTCGTGAAGATTGCCCCGCATGCGGAGAAGCCTGAGCTTCTGGCACGTCTGAAGCAGCTGCTTCAGGAGCATCCCGGACCTGTGGCGACAGTGCTCTTCTATGAGCAGCAGCAGAAGCTGCTTGCGCTGAGTGATGACTACCGGATTAAGCCATCACCAACCTTGTTCTCCGATATGGAGAAAATGCTAGGTGAAGGTACGGTCAAGATTAAATAA
- a CDS encoding phosphatidylglycerophosphatase A: MSYEIVEAMLARRGVRIDAIAAIVYRLQKGYHPELTLDDCVTSVKSVLQKREVQYTLYTGIALDELAEKKLLPQPLQAIMEADESLYGVDETLALGITHVYGMIGLTSFGYLDKEKIGVIHDLNEHTTAIHVFLDDLVAGVAAAASARIAHKNIKAKKYPSDL; encoded by the coding sequence ATGTCATATGAAATCGTAGAAGCCATGCTGGCCCGGCGGGGTGTACGGATTGATGCAATCGCAGCAATTGTATACCGTCTGCAAAAAGGGTACCACCCCGAACTGACCTTGGACGACTGTGTAACCAGCGTGAAATCCGTTCTGCAGAAACGAGAGGTGCAATATACGCTCTATACGGGTATTGCTCTCGACGAACTTGCAGAGAAAAAGCTCTTGCCCCAACCGTTACAGGCTATTATGGAAGCGGATGAATCCCTGTATGGAGTGGACGAGACTCTGGCCCTCGGCATTACTCATGTGTATGGTATGATTGGTTTAACCAGCTTTGGTTACCTGGATAAAGAAAAAATAGGTGTAATTCATGATTTGAACGAACACACAACAGCCATTCATGTCTTTTTGGATGATCTGGTCGCAGGGGTGGCCGCTGCGGCTTCTGCCCGGATTGCACACAAAAATATTAAAGCCAAAAAATACCCCTCAGACCTTTAA
- the accD gene encoding acetyl-CoA carboxylase, carboxyltransferase subunit beta, which produces MFKDIFQKKRKYATIPSERALPGEGQEVLERPKREIPEGLMNKCSKCGTIQYSKELEKNLKVCPACGYHMRLNAMERIAMVLDDQGFVEFDADMISVDPLGFPGYSNKLEQQRLKSGLKEAVITGEGTIDGLPVVVAVMSFDFFTGSMGSVVGEKITRAIEHATEKRLPLIIFSTSGGARMQESILSLMQMAKTSAALSRLDEQGGLYISVITDPTTGGVSASFASLGDINIAEPGAVFGFAGRIVIEQTIRQKLPDDFQTAEFNMQHGQLDMVVHRKELRATLGKLLDMHSEKGGV; this is translated from the coding sequence GTGTTCAAAGATATATTCCAGAAGAAACGGAAGTACGCTACCATACCTTCCGAGCGTGCACTTCCCGGCGAAGGCCAGGAAGTCCTAGAACGCCCAAAACGTGAAATACCTGAAGGGCTTATGAACAAGTGCAGCAAATGCGGCACGATTCAATATAGCAAGGAATTGGAGAAAAATCTGAAAGTATGTCCTGCCTGCGGTTACCATATGCGTCTTAACGCTATGGAGCGCATTGCTATGGTACTTGATGATCAAGGATTTGTTGAATTTGATGCTGATATGATATCGGTTGATCCACTTGGCTTTCCTGGATATAGCAACAAACTGGAACAACAGCGCCTGAAATCAGGTCTTAAGGAAGCTGTAATTACGGGGGAAGGAACCATTGATGGCCTGCCTGTAGTTGTGGCTGTCATGAGCTTTGATTTCTTCACAGGCAGCATGGGTTCTGTTGTAGGGGAGAAAATTACCCGTGCCATTGAGCATGCCACAGAGAAACGGTTACCATTGATTATTTTCTCAACATCAGGTGGTGCCCGGATGCAGGAGAGTATTCTCAGTCTCATGCAAATGGCCAAAACAAGCGCAGCTTTATCCCGTTTGGATGAACAGGGCGGGCTGTACATTTCGGTCATTACGGACCCAACGACAGGTGGAGTCTCGGCAAGTTTTGCGAGCCTGGGCGATATTAATATTGCCGAACCTGGCGCTGTATTTGGTTTTGCCGGCAGAATCGTTATCGAACAGACCATCCGTCAGAAGTTACCTGATGATTTCCAAACGGCTGAATTTAATATGCAACATGGTCAGTTGGACATGGTTGTGCACCGGAAAGAGCTTCGGGCCACTCTTGGCAAGCTTCTGGATATGCATAGTGAAAAAGGAGGGGTCTAA
- a CDS encoding acetyl-CoA carboxylase carboxyltransferase subunit alpha: protein MAGELPYEAPLVEMRKKIDELVQFGQEKGIDFTDEIARLEERYHRLEEEIYTGITAAQKMHLARHQQRPTALDLIQLIFTDFIELHGDRMFGDDLAVVGGLAKLNGKTVTVIGQQRGKDTKDNIARFFGSAHPEGFRKGLRLMKQANKFGRPIITFIDTKGAYPGNTAEERGQSEAIARNLMEMAKLSVPVIVVVIGEGGSGGALAMAVGNRVLMLEHAIYSAISPNGAASILWKDASKADQAAEAMKITAKDLLEMEVIEEIVPEPRGGAHRDYEASAAFISEALVRHLDDMKGWSGNQLKQDRYEKFRKIGSVTFEPQASIETPQELVEVDVASNLSGNAE from the coding sequence ATGGCGGGTGAGTTGCCATATGAAGCGCCTCTGGTTGAGATGCGCAAAAAGATTGATGAACTCGTACAGTTTGGACAGGAAAAAGGGATCGACTTCACGGACGAGATTGCCCGCCTGGAAGAACGTTACCATAGACTTGAAGAAGAGATCTACACTGGCATAACAGCAGCTCAGAAGATGCATCTGGCCCGTCATCAGCAGCGCCCAACGGCGCTGGACCTGATCCAGCTGATATTTACGGACTTCATTGAGCTGCACGGTGATCGCATGTTCGGAGACGATCTTGCGGTTGTTGGCGGACTTGCCAAGTTGAATGGAAAGACAGTAACGGTAATCGGACAACAGCGGGGGAAAGACACGAAGGATAATATCGCCCGCTTTTTCGGTAGCGCTCATCCAGAAGGTTTCCGAAAAGGACTGCGTCTGATGAAACAAGCGAACAAATTTGGCCGTCCTATTATTACGTTTATTGATACTAAAGGGGCGTATCCGGGTAATACTGCAGAAGAGAGAGGTCAATCGGAAGCGATTGCTCGCAACCTGATGGAAATGGCGAAGCTATCGGTTCCTGTTATTGTTGTGGTCATCGGCGAAGGTGGAAGCGGCGGTGCCCTCGCTATGGCTGTGGGTAATCGTGTGTTGATGCTGGAACATGCGATCTATTCTGCAATCTCTCCGAACGGCGCTGCTTCTATTCTCTGGAAGGATGCATCCAAGGCAGATCAGGCGGCTGAAGCAATGAAAATAACAGCCAAAGACCTGCTGGAGATGGAAGTCATTGAAGAGATTGTCCCTGAGCCACGCGGCGGTGCTCATCGGGATTATGAAGCGTCTGCTGCTTTCATCAGTGAAGCTTTGGTCCGTCATCTCGACGATATGAAGGGTTGGAGCGGGAATCAGCTGAAACAGGATCGTTATGAGAAATTCCGTAAAATTGGATCGGTCACGTTTGAACCTCAAGCATCCATTGAAACCCCTCAAGAGCTTGTAGAAGTCGATGTTGCGAGTAATTTGTCGGGAAATGCTGAATAA
- the pyk gene encoding pyruvate kinase — translation MRKTKIVCTIGPSSESLENTKKLIMAGMNVARLNFSHGDFDEHGGRIIAIRQACEELNKTVAILLDTKGPEIRTGKLEVEPIELVQDEYITLTTEEILGTKERLSITYTDLPNDVEPGSTILIDDGLIGLTVVEVQGTEIKCRIVNGGSIKSKKGVNVPGVAISLPGITEKDANDIVFGIEQGVDFIAASFVRKASDVLEIRELLEKHNAGHIQIISKIENQQGVDNLDEILEVSDGLMVARGDLGVEIPAEEVPLVQKRMIQKCNVAGKPVITATQMLDSMQRNPRPTRAEASDVANAIFDGTDAIMLSGETAAGKYPVESVLTMSRIAEKAESALPYQELYLKQRVAQQTTVTEAISQSVALQAQDLNAKAIITSTESGHTARMISKYRPESPIIAVTTEDRTSRRLALAWGVTPVKGRLVDSTDALFENAIEGGVKSGLVKEGDLVVITAGVPLGRSGSTNLIKVSQIPNNA, via the coding sequence ATGCGTAAAACAAAAATTGTATGTACCATTGGTCCATCCAGTGAATCTCTGGAGAATACCAAAAAATTGATTATGGCCGGTATGAATGTGGCCCGTCTGAACTTCTCCCACGGTGATTTCGATGAGCACGGCGGACGGATCATTGCGATTCGCCAAGCATGCGAAGAGTTGAACAAAACAGTAGCGATTCTGCTGGACACCAAAGGACCGGAAATTCGGACAGGTAAACTCGAAGTTGAACCAATCGAATTGGTTCAAGACGAGTACATCACTTTGACAACAGAAGAAATTCTGGGCACCAAAGAACGTCTTTCCATTACGTATACAGATCTTCCGAATGATGTTGAACCGGGATCTACAATTCTGATCGACGACGGTCTGATCGGACTGACTGTGGTGGAAGTGCAAGGCACCGAGATCAAATGCCGTATCGTTAACGGCGGATCGATCAAAAGCAAAAAAGGTGTTAACGTTCCGGGCGTTGCTATTTCTCTGCCGGGTATCACCGAAAAAGACGCTAACGATATCGTATTTGGTATCGAACAAGGTGTCGATTTCATCGCGGCTTCTTTTGTACGTAAAGCAAGTGACGTACTTGAGATTCGTGAATTGCTTGAAAAACACAATGCTGGACATATCCAAATCATCTCCAAAATCGAAAACCAACAAGGTGTCGATAACCTCGACGAAATCCTTGAAGTGTCTGACGGCCTGATGGTTGCTCGTGGAGACCTGGGTGTTGAGATTCCTGCGGAAGAAGTACCATTGGTACAAAAACGCATGATCCAAAAATGTAACGTTGCAGGTAAACCGGTTATCACAGCAACACAAATGCTGGATTCCATGCAGCGTAACCCGCGTCCAACACGTGCGGAAGCAAGTGACGTGGCGAATGCGATCTTCGACGGTACGGACGCAATCATGTTGTCCGGTGAGACAGCTGCGGGTAAATACCCGGTTGAATCTGTTCTGACTATGTCCCGTATTGCTGAAAAAGCAGAATCTGCTCTGCCTTACCAAGAGTTGTACCTGAAACAACGTGTTGCTCAACAAACAACAGTTACAGAAGCAATCAGCCAATCGGTTGCTCTCCAAGCTCAAGATTTGAACGCAAAAGCGATCATCACTTCGACTGAATCAGGACACACTGCACGCATGATTTCCAAGTATCGTCCAGAATCTCCGATTATCGCTGTGACAACGGAAGACAGAACTTCCCGTCGTTTGGCTCTGGCTTGGGGTGTAACTCCTGTCAAAGGAAGACTGGTTGATTCAACGGATGCTTTGTTCGAAAACGCAATTGAAGGCGGCGTAAAATCCGGACTTGTTAAAGAAGGAGACCTGGTTGTGATCACAGCAGGTGTACCTTTGGGTCGTTCCGGTTCTACCAACCTGATTAAAGTAAGCCAAATTCCAAACAACGCTTAA
- a CDS encoding acyl-CoA thioesterase, translated as MNVRAKEADHVREQSNGSWYAARLRVRYQESDQMGVVYHANYLNWFEIGRTEMIRQMGYTYRKIEEQGLLLPVTGLDVKYHKPARYDDEIIIFTRIAAFSGLRLNYEYDVRRMSEEPDEHMAIGERVWSTDESLPGERLVTGSTQHVWVNGDWKPVRLDKAASELYSALEKVWLSGKG; from the coding sequence ATGAATGTTAGAGCGAAGGAGGCCGATCACGTGCGAGAACAGAGCAATGGCAGCTGGTATGCGGCACGTCTTCGTGTACGCTATCAAGAAAGTGACCAGATGGGCGTGGTTTACCACGCGAACTATTTGAATTGGTTTGAAATCGGTCGAACTGAGATGATTCGCCAAATGGGGTATACATATCGTAAAATAGAGGAACAGGGGTTACTGCTTCCCGTAACCGGACTGGATGTGAAGTATCACAAGCCTGCCCGATATGATGATGAGATTATCATTTTCACCCGTATTGCTGCATTTAGTGGTCTGCGACTGAATTATGAGTATGACGTAAGACGCATGTCTGAAGAACCTGATGAGCATATGGCGATTGGAGAACGGGTATGGTCAACTGATGAATCGCTCCCTGGAGAACGGCTAGTTACAGGTTCTACCCAGCATGTGTGGGTAAATGGAGACTGGAAGCCAGTTCGGCTGGATAAGGCAGCCTCTGAGCTATACAGCGCGCTTGAAAAGGTGTGGCTTTCGGGAAAGGGGTAA
- a CDS encoding FxsA family protein codes for MRKWMWALLLIIPVIELFGFILMSDWFGAGKTLLLMILTSLIGIAMLQFEGRKVLVDAKSEMERGKVPGRKMVDGLFIFVGGFLLLIPGFVTDLIGFTLIFPLTRPVYRLFFLGWLEKKMKSGKITFYRRPK; via the coding sequence ATGCGAAAATGGATGTGGGCTTTACTCTTAATCATTCCGGTGATTGAATTATTTGGTTTTATTCTGATGAGTGACTGGTTCGGAGCCGGAAAGACATTGCTTCTCATGATTCTCACGTCCTTGATTGGTATAGCAATGTTGCAGTTTGAAGGGCGAAAGGTACTTGTGGACGCCAAATCCGAGATGGAGCGTGGCAAGGTACCTGGCAGAAAAATGGTCGATGGTCTTTTTATTTTTGTCGGTGGTTTCTTGCTCTTGATTCCAGGTTTTGTAACGGATCTGATCGGGTTTACACTGATATTTCCATTAACACGTCCGGTTTACCGTCTGTTCTTCCTGGGATGGCTTGAGAAAAAAATGAAAAGTGGAAAAATTACGTTTTATCGTCGTCCGAAATGA
- the ytvI gene encoding sporulation integral membrane protein YtvI, translating into MDRIIMKRLLRGLWVIIAAVLIAVAIYLLFPLLYPFAIAWIIAYAMNPLVKLLQHRARFPRWLAVTLSLILYFGAIAVVLSAAITRMVKEVISLTTSFDLHIDEIKDTFVRWTQNDTIQSLTAQINEFYKENPNYQETINSNISKTTETVGTAVTDLVTGFFNMILSLLTSLPNMGAVLIVVLLSTFFISKSWTRHNITVSGWVPSSIRKPISDIWTDLKKALFGYARAQLIMISITALFVMIGLLILQVNSAFTIALMIGLVDLLPYLGVGLIMVPWAAYLFMNGDLYLGIGISIIYLILLIARQIIEPKVLASSVGLDPLATLVGMFVGLKLFGVLGLIIGPVSLVILDAFNRANVLRDLRTYIINGRVR; encoded by the coding sequence TTGGATAGAATAATAATGAAACGCCTGCTCCGGGGCTTATGGGTTATCATTGCGGCCGTTCTGATCGCCGTTGCCATATACTTGCTGTTCCCGCTTTTGTACCCTTTTGCGATTGCCTGGATTATCGCATATGCCATGAACCCTTTAGTGAAACTGCTTCAGCATCGAGCACGATTCCCGCGCTGGCTGGCTGTAACTCTTTCATTGATCCTTTATTTTGGAGCCATTGCGGTGGTGCTATCTGCGGCGATTACCCGTATGGTAAAAGAAGTCATTTCACTTACGACAAGCTTTGATCTTCATATTGATGAGATCAAGGACACGTTTGTGCGCTGGACCCAGAATGACACCATTCAAAGTTTGACTGCGCAGATCAATGAATTTTACAAGGAAAATCCCAACTACCAGGAAACCATCAACAGCAATATTAGTAAAACAACTGAAACGGTGGGTACAGCCGTCACAGATCTGGTCACCGGATTTTTCAACATGATTCTGAGTCTGCTGACTTCCCTGCCTAACATGGGCGCGGTATTAATCGTTGTTCTGTTGTCTACATTCTTCATTAGCAAAAGCTGGACCAGGCACAACATCACCGTATCGGGATGGGTACCCTCTTCCATTCGCAAGCCAATATCCGACATATGGACCGACCTTAAGAAGGCATTGTTTGGATACGCAAGAGCACAATTGATCATGATCTCGATTACAGCACTATTCGTCATGATTGGACTGCTAATATTGCAAGTTAATTCAGCCTTCACCATCGCTCTGATGATTGGTTTGGTCGACTTGCTTCCTTATCTGGGTGTTGGCCTTATCATGGTGCCTTGGGCAGCGTACCTCTTTATGAATGGGGATCTGTATCTGGGTATTGGCATTAGTATTATCTATCTGATCTTACTGATCGCCCGTCAGATTATTGAACCGAAGGTACTTGCAAGCAGTGTAGGGCTCGACCCACTTGCCACGCTGGTTGGCATGTTTGTAGGTTTGAAGTTGTTTGGTGTTCTGGGCTTGATCATTGGCCCTGTCAGTCTCGTGATTCTTGATGCGTTCAATCGGGCTAACGTATTACGCGACCTCAGAACGTATATCATCAACGGACGTGTCCGATGA